One genomic segment of Vulcanisaeta thermophila includes these proteins:
- a CDS encoding AbrB/MazE/SpoVT family DNA-binding domain-containing protein — protein sequence MNELRRIIRRTRREITQLPYIAKVYINNQVLIPASLIKALGIEHINYANIVLEYNGIEIVLKHVKLLRTKHTASRQFTIPKDVREKYGIKPLDMVKIKDIKPSD from the coding sequence ATGAATGAGTTAAGGAGGATAATTAGAAGGACCAGGAGGGAAATCACCCAATTGCCGTATATTGCTAAAGTATATATTAATAACCAGGTCTTGATACCCGCGAGCTTGATTAAGGCGTTGGGGATTGAACACATAAATTATGCAAACATAGTGCTGGAATACAACGGGATTGAAATAGTACTTAAGCATGTAAAGCTTTTACGAACCAAACATACAGCCAGTAGGCAGTTCACCATACCCAAGGATGTGAGGGAGAAGTACGGCATAAAGCCCCTGGACATGGTTAAAATAAAGGACATAAAACCCAGCGATTAA
- a CDS encoding 3-isopropylmalate dehydratase small subunit produces the protein MTQEGLIVEGPVIKVGDKIDTDIIIPARYLVYTDPAILAQHVMEPLDPEFHKKASRGVVLVAGRAFGMGSSREQAAIALKAAGVRAVLAESFARIFYRNAINNGLPVLVVPGISREVSDGDYVVVNVGTGEVIVNNGAKVLRARPITGMALEILRSGGLLEYLKRQGSPH, from the coding sequence ATGACTCAGGAGGGCCTCATTGTGGAGGGTCCCGTTATTAAGGTTGGGGATAAGATAGACACGGACATCATAATACCCGCAAGATACTTAGTCTACACAGACCCTGCAATCCTCGCTCAACACGTAATGGAGCCCCTCGACCCTGAGTTTCACAAGAAGGCGAGCAGGGGCGTGGTTCTAGTGGCTGGGCGCGCTTTTGGGATGGGCTCAAGCAGGGAGCAGGCGGCCATAGCCCTGAAGGCGGCTGGCGTGAGGGCTGTACTTGCGGAGTCCTTTGCCAGGATCTTCTACAGGAATGCAATAAACAATGGGTTACCTGTACTCGTGGTCCCCGGGATCAGTAGGGAGGTTAGTGATGGGGATTACGTGGTGGTTAATGTGGGGACTGGCGAGGTTATTGTGAATAATGGGGCTAAGGTGCTCAGGGCCAGGCCAATAACGGGTATGGCACTTGAGATACTAAGGAGTGGTGGTTTACTCGAGTACCTAAAGAGGCAGGGTTCCCCTCATTAA
- a CDS encoding acetate--CoA ligase family protein produces MSMAQESDEAKATVTSSVDLLFNPGSVAIIGATPRENSVGGVITKLLLSKFKGKVFLVNPKYDEINGVKCYKSILDIQESVDTVVVVVPAPAVPRVIDESIKKGVKAAIIISGGFSEVGEEGAKLEEELRRIAQGRIRVLGPNCIGVYNAYNGFDTFFLPEERMGRPQPGPIALISNSGAVAGAILDWAARRNIGVGLAVNYGNKLDVNEAELLEYFARDSRVRVIVMYMEGLKYPGEGKRLLEVMREVATVKPIVVYKAGRSRAAAGAVKSHTAALAGSYEMYRAMFRQVGVIEANNLTDTFDMAKALATQPLPRGNRVLVITDSGGMGIQSIDALDSYGLMVPELSESIQDILRKRLPPLAVTRNPIDLTGSATDAMYKYVLDTILPTTYVDMALIIALMQIPGLTINLGNYIVEAKRFNKPIVVVSFGGNEYVVKFERILEDNGIPVYHAPHRAARALGALYEYARFRGFVRGVMA; encoded by the coding sequence ATGAGCATGGCGCAGGAGAGTGATGAGGCAAAGGCCACCGTTACCTCCTCCGTGGACTTACTCTTTAACCCAGGAAGTGTCGCGATAATTGGTGCCACGCCCCGTGAGAATAGCGTGGGTGGTGTTATTACGAAGCTCCTTCTTAGTAAGTTTAAGGGTAAGGTCTTCCTCGTTAATCCCAAGTATGATGAAATAAATGGCGTTAAGTGCTACAAGAGTATCCTTGATATTCAGGAGAGTGTGGACACGGTGGTTGTCGTGGTCCCTGCACCCGCCGTGCCCAGGGTCATCGACGAGAGTATTAAGAAGGGTGTTAAGGCTGCGATCATAATAAGCGGCGGATTCAGCGAGGTTGGTGAGGAGGGCGCGAAGCTTGAGGAGGAGTTGAGGAGGATTGCCCAGGGTAGGATTAGGGTATTGGGCCCAAACTGCATAGGGGTTTACAACGCATACAACGGCTTCGACACCTTCTTTCTACCCGAGGAGAGGATGGGCCGCCCCCAGCCAGGGCCCATCGCGTTGATTAGCAATTCAGGGGCCGTGGCCGGTGCAATCCTTGATTGGGCTGCTAGGCGTAATATTGGTGTGGGTTTGGCTGTGAATTATGGGAATAAGCTTGATGTTAATGAGGCGGAGTTGCTTGAGTACTTTGCCAGGGATTCTAGGGTTAGGGTCATTGTCATGTACATGGAGGGTCTGAAGTACCCAGGAGAGGGTAAGAGGTTGCTTGAGGTTATGAGGGAGGTGGCCACGGTAAAGCCCATCGTGGTTTATAAGGCGGGTAGGAGCAGGGCCGCCGCAGGCGCCGTTAAGTCCCACACGGCAGCCCTGGCTGGTAGTTACGAGATGTACAGGGCCATGTTCAGACAGGTAGGCGTGATAGAGGCTAATAATTTAACTGATACCTTTGACATGGCGAAGGCGTTGGCAACACAACCATTACCAAGGGGTAACAGGGTGTTGGTGATAACGGATAGTGGTGGTATGGGTATTCAATCCATAGACGCCCTAGACTCCTACGGGCTTATGGTTCCTGAGTTGTCGGAGAGTATTCAGGATATACTACGTAAGCGATTACCACCACTCGCCGTTACCAGGAACCCCATTGACTTAACGGGGAGTGCCACCGACGCCATGTACAAGTACGTCCTCGACACAATACTACCCACCACGTACGTGGACATGGCATTGATAATAGCGTTAATGCAAATCCCAGGTCTGACTATAAACCTGGGTAACTACATAGTTGAGGCTAAGAGGTTTAATAAGCCCATTGTTGTGGTTAGCTTTGGTGGTAATGAGTATGTGGTTAAGTTCGAGAGAATACTCGAGGATAATGGCATACCGGTTTACCACGCACCACACAGGGCTGCGAGGGCCCTGGGCGCACTTTATGAGTACGCAAGGTTCAGGGGCTTCGTGAGGGGGGTGATGGCATGA
- a CDS encoding 50S ribosomal protein L40e has translation MPITDQEKLRIAIEHRFNYWICRECGARNPPGAEKCRRCHSKNLRPKRFKK, from the coding sequence ATGCCCATAACAGATCAGGAGAAGCTGAGGATCGCCATAGAACATAGATTCAACTACTGGATATGCAGGGAATGCGGGGCCAGGAACCCACCAGGTGCGGAGAAGTGCCGTAGATGCCATAGTAAAAATTTAAGGCCAAAACGATTCAAGAAGTAA
- a CDS encoding MarC family protein, which produces MVQLFSQPFDILVMTAQLIAIIDPVGALPIIFTIPNISEPGVYRRMVRVIAIAVPTLLAFFALAGPYILTAFNIDIADFRIAGGIVLLIIGIDTLREGAPSTMGIQPEDFIFVPIVTPMLVGPGAITSVMLFTTYYGLVDVLISIAIASLITYLVIRNSLVITRVVGTNMLRFIGRFMSLIIMAWAVSLIIQGIKEAFPTLMIMP; this is translated from the coding sequence ATGGTTCAACTATTCTCACAACCCTTCGACATACTTGTAATGACTGCGCAGTTAATAGCCATAATAGACCCCGTGGGGGCATTACCAATAATATTCACAATACCCAATATAAGTGAGCCCGGGGTTTATAGGAGGATGGTTCGTGTGATTGCCATAGCCGTACCCACATTATTGGCGTTCTTTGCATTGGCGGGTCCATACATACTCACTGCGTTTAACATAGACATTGCGGACTTTAGGATTGCGGGTGGCATTGTACTGCTGATCATAGGTATTGATACGCTCAGGGAGGGTGCGCCCAGCACCATGGGTATCCAGCCTGAGGATTTCATATTCGTACCCATAGTCACGCCGATGCTTGTGGGTCCTGGGGCCATAACATCGGTCATGCTCTTCACCACGTATTATGGCCTAGTGGACGTGCTGATTAGTATTGCCATTGCCTCATTAATAACGTACCTAGTGATAAGGAATAGCCTGGTAATAACCCGCGTGGTGGGTACTAACATGCTTAGGTTCATTGGTAGGTTCATGAGCCTCATAATCATGGCCTGGGCAGTGTCATTAATAATTCAGGGCATTAAGGAGGCATTCCCCACGTTGATGATAATGCCGTAA
- the htpX gene encoding zinc metalloprotease HtpX: MNTSLITFKLKMALAMIGVLLLGGALTYGVMWALTGGSVSGLMLVTGLVVMAFILTLFQWLLGPYFINAMYRAVEVKPDDPTYGWVYDLVSDVARSNGFKETPRVYIADVPFPNAFAYGSPIAGRRVAITLPLLRILNKNELKAVLGHELGHLRHRDVEVLMAIGLIPTVIYWLGWSLWWGGWWGGWNERNNSGLLALIGLALLAVSFLFQLFVLYINRLREAYADINGALTVEDGAHNLQRALAKIELSINPRLINRVNGTMRMLFFAPGVREEDISTENVERLIEYWRRYKPSIWEELFMTHPHPARRIQLLDRFMYR, translated from the coding sequence ATGAACACGTCATTGATCACGTTTAAGTTGAAGATGGCATTGGCCATGATAGGGGTACTACTACTGGGTGGTGCGTTGACTTACGGGGTTATGTGGGCCCTAACTGGCGGCTCCGTAAGCGGTTTAATGCTGGTCACCGGGCTTGTGGTGATGGCGTTCATACTAACACTATTCCAGTGGCTGCTGGGGCCCTACTTCATAAACGCGATGTACAGGGCTGTGGAGGTTAAGCCTGACGACCCAACCTACGGCTGGGTTTATGACCTAGTGAGTGATGTGGCTAGGAGTAATGGCTTCAAGGAGACGCCCAGGGTCTACATAGCCGACGTCCCATTCCCCAACGCCTTTGCCTATGGCAGCCCAATAGCGGGTAGGCGCGTGGCTATTACGCTACCGCTACTCAGGATCCTGAATAAGAACGAGCTTAAGGCGGTCCTCGGCCACGAACTGGGGCACCTGAGGCATAGGGATGTGGAGGTACTCATGGCCATTGGTTTAATACCCACGGTCATCTACTGGCTTGGCTGGAGCCTCTGGTGGGGTGGTTGGTGGGGCGGTTGGAATGAGAGGAATAATAGTGGCTTATTGGCATTAATAGGCTTGGCACTACTTGCCGTTAGCTTCCTATTCCAATTGTTTGTGCTGTACATTAATAGGTTGAGGGAGGCCTACGCGGATATTAATGGTGCATTGACCGTGGAGGATGGCGCACATAACCTACAGAGGGCCCTTGCCAAGATCGAGCTTTCAATAAACCCGCGCTTAATCAATAGGGTTAATGGGACCATGAGGATGCTCTTCTTCGCACCCGGCGTTAGGGAGGAGGATATATCCACCGAGAATGTGGAGAGGCTCATAGAGTACTGGAGGCGCTATAAACCATCAATCTGGGAGGAATTATTCATGACACACCCACATCCAGCCAGGCGTATTCAATTACTTGATAGGTTCATGTACAGGTAA
- a CDS encoding acetate--CoA ligase family protein, with amino-acid sequence MNPIIAKALEEGRYKLLEHESFELLRQYNIPTPEFALVQDVNEALKVVKDIGYPVALKVVSPDIIHKSDVGGVILNINSDDELRAACERIRRNISEKAPYARVVGFLLQKMVPEGLETIIGATRDAIFGHVLMFGLGGVLVEVLQDVSFRIVPITEDDARSMIREIKGYRLFNGYRNMPARDEEAVVYILTRFSELLSENPNIVEADLNPVIVLERGKGAYAADARFIIGLS; translated from the coding sequence ATGAACCCAATAATCGCCAAGGCCCTAGAGGAGGGTAGGTATAAGCTCCTCGAGCATGAGTCTTTTGAGCTACTTAGGCAGTATAACATACCCACGCCCGAGTTCGCCCTGGTCCAGGATGTTAATGAGGCCCTCAAGGTCGTTAAGGACATTGGTTACCCAGTGGCTCTTAAGGTTGTTAGTCCAGACATTATTCATAAGTCCGATGTGGGCGGTGTGATACTGAATATTAACAGTGATGATGAGTTGAGGGCGGCCTGTGAGAGGATTAGGAGGAATATTAGTGAGAAGGCACCATACGCCAGGGTAGTGGGTTTCCTGCTTCAGAAGATGGTTCCTGAGGGGCTTGAGACGATAATCGGTGCCACTAGGGATGCCATATTTGGTCATGTGTTGATGTTTGGGCTTGGTGGTGTCCTTGTGGAGGTTCTCCAGGACGTCTCCTTTAGGATTGTGCCCATAACGGAGGATGATGCCAGGTCCATGATTAGGGAGATTAAGGGTTACAGGTTGTTTAATGGCTATAGGAATATGCCCGCTAGGGATGAGGAGGCGGTGGTGTACATACTAACTAGGTTCTCAGAATTACTCAGCGAGAACCCGAACATTGTGGAGGCTGATCTAAACCCTGTAATTGTCCTTGAGAGAGGTAAGGGGGCCTACGCGGCTGATGCAAGGTTCATAATAGGCTTATCATGA